In a genomic window of Streptomyces noursei ATCC 11455:
- a CDS encoding CpaF family protein, translating to MTPVEGPGPLAGGTPTRIGAAPGDAVGAVLGEVPQVHLDYQVVGEIKRQVAKQIHRWRQSASGPVSRASLEQRSRGWINEAVALWSDGVAARHGVGPSPAEDAAMAQAVFDALHRAGRLQRYLERRDVEDILINGHDQVWLDRGEGPLVQAAPVADSEEELLELLRDLARNTEGGHGERSISTASPSLALRLADGSRLQAVTGVSGERTYVTIRRHGVEDADLVDMVRLGMISEPLRAFLAACVDASKNVMIVGPQRAGKTSLMRAMLRQFDRDERFATIESEFELWAHTNDYFRQVVPLEARESNGERGPDGRPVGEITMLDLMYWALRMSLSRIVVGEVRGPEVTAMMQAMTNGQGGNLCTLHATSPQLVFDRIAELYLEAGSNRSEALAYRQAANGLDFVVFVSMTDETKIGGRRHRYVSHVLEVAGLGESGRPATNVIFGPDVEMGELRAVPQRYPACIDDLRRVGFSSLHLSDRYGTWERPLELKVGSR from the coding sequence GTGACGCCGGTGGAGGGTCCCGGCCCGCTGGCCGGTGGAACGCCGACGCGTATCGGCGCAGCACCTGGCGACGCTGTGGGTGCGGTGTTGGGGGAGGTTCCGCAGGTTCACCTCGACTACCAAGTGGTTGGGGAGATCAAGCGCCAGGTCGCCAAGCAGATCCATCGGTGGCGCCAGTCGGCTTCCGGGCCGGTGAGCCGTGCGTCGCTGGAGCAGCGTAGCCGGGGGTGGATCAATGAGGCGGTGGCGTTGTGGTCGGATGGCGTGGCGGCCCGCCACGGGGTGGGTCCCTCGCCGGCTGAGGACGCGGCGATGGCCCAGGCCGTGTTCGACGCGCTGCACCGGGCCGGACGTCTACAACGGTACTTGGAGCGTCGGGACGTCGAAGACATCCTCATCAACGGGCACGACCAGGTGTGGCTGGACCGCGGGGAGGGGCCGCTGGTGCAGGCGGCGCCGGTGGCCGACTCGGAGGAAGAACTTCTGGAGCTGCTGCGGGATCTGGCGCGTAACACCGAGGGCGGACACGGGGAGCGGTCAATCTCCACCGCCAGTCCGTCGCTGGCGTTGCGGTTGGCGGACGGGTCGCGTCTGCAGGCGGTGACCGGGGTGAGCGGTGAGCGGACGTACGTGACGATCCGGCGCCATGGTGTCGAGGACGCTGACTTGGTGGACATGGTGCGGCTGGGGATGATCAGCGAGCCGCTGCGGGCCTTTTTGGCGGCGTGTGTGGACGCGTCGAAGAACGTGATGATCGTGGGGCCTCAGCGGGCGGGGAAAACGTCGCTTATGCGGGCGATGCTGCGGCAGTTTGATCGCGATGAGCGGTTCGCCACGATCGAGAGTGAATTCGAGCTGTGGGCACACACCAATGACTACTTCCGGCAGGTCGTGCCGCTGGAGGCCCGGGAATCCAACGGCGAGCGGGGACCCGATGGCCGGCCGGTGGGTGAGATCACCATGTTGGACCTCATGTACTGGGCGTTGCGGATGTCGCTGTCGCGGATCGTGGTCGGTGAGGTTCGTGGTCCAGAGGTCACCGCGATGATGCAGGCGATGACCAATGGTCAGGGCGGCAACCTGTGCACGCTGCATGCCACCAGCCCGCAGTTGGTGTTCGATCGGATCGCCGAGCTGTATCTGGAGGCAGGAAGCAACCGTTCGGAGGCGTTGGCCTACCGGCAGGCGGCCAACGGATTGGACTTCGTCGTGTTCGTGTCGATGACGGACGAGACGAAGATCGGTGGGCGTCGGCACCGGTACGTCAGTCACGTGCTGGAGGTAGCGGGTCTGGGTGAGAGTGGCCGGCCGGCCACGAACGTGATCTTCGGGCCTGATGTGGAGATGGGTGAGCTCCGTGCCGTGCCGCAGCGATATCCGGCGTGTATCGATGATCTGCGCCGCGTGGGGTTCTCCTCGCTTCATCTGAGTGACCGGTATGGCACATGGGAGCGACCGCTGGAGCTGAAGGTGGGGTCGCGGTGA